Proteins co-encoded in one Armatimonadota bacterium genomic window:
- a CDS encoding Hsp20/alpha crystallin family protein, which produces MNIYQEGDRLMVAALLPGMEPPSIRVEVQGRSLTIYGERRGPGQERTQQHLLQEWSAGPYRRTVELPVGVDVEKANASYDNGVLVVILPQASGNSTGQILLSKVGTIKGQHVGHVGHDLRAPGARRG; this is translated from the coding sequence GTGAACATCTACCAGGAAGGCGATCGCCTGATGGTGGCGGCGCTCCTGCCCGGGATGGAGCCGCCGAGCATTCGCGTCGAGGTCCAGGGCCGCTCGCTGACGATCTACGGGGAACGACGTGGGCCGGGTCAGGAGCGAACCCAGCAGCACCTGCTGCAGGAGTGGAGTGCGGGGCCCTATCGTCGCACGGTGGAGCTGCCCGTGGGGGTGGACGTCGAGAAGGCCAACGCCAGCTACGACAACGGTGTGCTCGTCGTGATCCTGCCTCAGGCCTCAGGGAACAGCACGGGGCAGATCCTCCTCTCCAAAGTGGGCACGATCAAGGGACAGCACGTGGGGCACGTTGGCCATGACCTGCGAGCCCCGGGCGCTCGGCGGGGCTGA